The Penicillium digitatum chromosome 6, complete sequence genome has a window encoding:
- a CDS encoding Exosome-associated family protein — protein sequence MDPTYLLPLLEQLDDNVDDLEDVLQPLLARTILKSSNKLPVMDKAKLHVLITYTLESLIFSYLRLHGVNAKQHPVFRELTRVKQYFEKIKVLETEPEERPMTLDKAAAGRFIKHGLSGNDKYDLERAEKQAKERARAQFKAAMLARKSIEASKAQSNNDSDSDDSEGGVENATTAEPQVDTTHPGKAEKDSKKKSKGDHKSEISKSKKERKISKATMKEEKKERRLKKEEARKARKAQ from the exons ATGGACCCAACATACCTACTACCGCTGCTTGAGCAGCTGGACGATAatgttgatgatttggaagATGTGCTTCAGCCTCTTTTGGCCAGAACCATCCTCAAAAGTTCAAATAAACTACCTGTTATGGACAAAGCAAAACTTCACGTGTTGATCACCTACACATTAGAATCACTAATCTTCT CTTATCTGCGGCTTCATGGCGTGAATGCGAAGCAGCACCCGGTGTTCCGGGAACTGACCCGCGTGAAGCAGTACTTTGAAAAGATCAAGGTACTGGAGACTGAACCTGAGGAGCGCCCTATGACTCTTGATAAGGCAGCTGCTGGTAGATTCATCAAGCATGGCCTT TCTGGCAATGACAAGTATGACTTGGAACGGGCAGAAAAGCAGGCCAAAGAGCGAGCCCGTGCTCAGTTCAAAGCAGCCATGCTCGCCCGCAAGAGTATTGAGGCTTCGAAAGCGCAATCCAATAACGACTCTGACTCTGATGACTCTGAAGGGGGCGTGGAAAATGCAACAACAGCAGAGCCCCAGGTTGATACAACTCACCCCGGAAAGGCCGAGAAagatagcaaaaaaaaatccaaggGAGACCACAAATCAGAAATCAGCAAGTCAAAAAAGGAGAGGAAAATCAGCAAGGCGACAatgaaagaagagaagaaggagcgACGGCTGAAAAAGGAGGAGGCTCGGAAGGCCCGAAAGGCCCAATGA
- a CDS encoding Small GTPase superfamily, Rab type, whose amino-acid sequence MATGPATQSLKCVVTGDGAVGKTCLLISYTTNAFPGEYIPTVFDNYTASVMVDGRPISLGLWDTAGQEDYDRLRPLSYPQTDVFLICFSIVSPPSFDNVKAKWFPEIEHHAPNVPIILVGTKLDLRDDPATTQALHARKMETVSYEQALAVAKEIRAHKYLECSALTQRNLKSVFDEAIRAVLNPRPTTKSGRKAAKCNIL is encoded by the exons ATGGCGACGGGTCCGGCTACTCAGTCACTGAAG TGTGTGGTGACTGGTGATGGTGCAGTTGGCAAA ACATGTCTTCTGATCTCGTACACAACGAATGCTTTCCCGGGTGAATACATCCCTACTGT CTTTGACAACTACACGGCCAGTGTTATGGTTGACGGCCGGCCGATCAGCCTGGGACTGTGGGATACTGCTGGACAAGAGGATTACGATCGTTTGAGACCGTTATCTTACCCGCAAACCGACGTCTTTTTGATCTGCTTCTCCATCGTCAGCCCACCGTCATTTGATAACGTCAAAGCAAAG TGGTTCCCTGAGATCGAACACCACGCCCCAAATGTCcccatcatcctcgtcggTACCAAGCTCGATCTGAGGGACGACCCCGCCACCACGCAAGCCCTTCACGCACGTAAGATGGAGACCGTCTCCTACGAACAAGCCCTAGCCGTGGCCAAGGAGATTCGCGCACATAAGTACCTTGAATGTTCGGCTCTGACACAACGCAACTTGAAGAGCGTGTTCGACGAAGCCATCCG GGCCGTTCTCAACCCCCGTCCCACTACAAAATCCGGGAGGAAGGCAGCCAAATGCAATATCTTGTAG
- a CDS encoding CHCH domain protein — protein sequence MPRQQRRAAPTPARSAPRRPTAAPARPAAAPSQQQSQPHSTAAQPPQAQQAPPMQQQSAGPGLFGQMASTAAGVAVGSSIGHAIGGFFSGGSSAPAEAQQVPPAQSQAMDNGLYQSNAAQTSYENPACEVDVRNFRTCMDENQGNLSICGWYLDQLKACQAAAKPY from the exons ATGCCTCGTCAACAACGCCGTGCCGCTCCCACCCCTGCGCGTAGCGCTCCCAGACGCCCTACCGCCGCTCCTGCTCGACCCGCGGCTGCTCCCTCGCAGCAGCAGTCGCAGCCTCACTCGACTGCCGCTCAACCCCCACAGGCCCAGCAGGCTCCTCCCATGCAGCAGCAGAGCGCCGGCCCTGGACTGTTCGGCCAGATGGCCTCAACCGCAGC TGGTGTTGCTGTCGGCTCTTCCATCGGGCACGCCATCGGTGGCTTCTTCAGCGGTGGCTCTAGCGCCCCTGCCGAGGCCCAGCAGGTTCCCCCTGCTCAGTCCCAGGCTATGGACAACGGCCTCTACCAGAGCAACGCTGCGCAGACCTCGTACGAAAATCCTGCCTGTGAGGTTGATGTCCGCAACTTCCGCACTTGCATGGATGAGAACCAGGGTAACTTGAGCATTTGCGGTTGGTACCTTGATCAGCTG AAAGCTTGCCAGGCTGCCGCCAAGCCCTACTAA
- a CDS encoding UBX, whose amino-acid sequence MTLFYNGSLQEGIAAAVRDAKAVACFVRDDEELSSQWEVTYFGDDGVAQALNAKAVVLRLSAGSQEAGFLASFCPISKFPTVVLIKNGTLKEYIGPDIPKDDFRSRLIAALEDEQKPSPVQQLQSNDTPAAPTNYTPVSVAPQPQPGVPSNASKSTKQTSEITVKKQSSIEQMPVKAAEPAKPAGSMSQKPLSFKAGNKDIKGKAPMGSKKPTDKVVVKNEPQEPKPRVPRGPPNEYRLQVRLFDGSSVRSSFAPTQSIRNDVRAWLDQKMEGDNRPYNLKHILTPLPSENLSVTQESQTLQDLGLGSTANLVMVPVSTYTEAYSAAGSFPVRGFSAIYNLASSAASTATGLVGSFLRYGSTAQASGAITPSASPATGNSQRPRTTGPNIQTLRDQQGGRGNSQLYNGNQLNFEPRKKQDDKDK is encoded by the exons ATGACACTTTTCTACAACGGATCCCTTCAGGAGGGCATTGCTGCTGCGGTGAGAGATGCTAAAGCAGTTGCTTGCTTTGTTAGAG ATGATGAAGAGTTAAGTTCTCAATGGGAGGTCACTTATTTCGGCGATGATGGG GTTGCGCAAGCACTCAACGCCAAAGCAGTTGTATTGCGCTTGTCAGCGGGGTCACAGGAAGCTGGATTCCTGGCCTCTTTCTGTCCGATCTCAAAATTCCCGACTGTTGTCCTCATTAA GAATGGCACGCTGAAGGAATACATCGGGCCAGATATCCCCAAAGATGACTTCCGCAGTCGATTGATTGCAGCTTTGGAAGATGAACAGAAACCCAGTCCTGTGCAGCAACTACAAAGCAATGACACTCCTGCCGCTCCGACTAATTATACGCCGGTGTCAGTGGCGCCTCAACCCCAACCTGGGGTGCCATCCAATGCCAGCAAATCCACAAAGCAAACAAGTGAAATTACAGTCAAGAAACAATCATCGATTGAACAAATGCCCGTGAAAGCTGCAGAACCTGCAAAGCCAGCAGGCTCTATGTCTCAAAAGCCCTTATCATTCAAAGCTGGCAATAAAGACATTAAAGGCAAAGCACCCATGGGGTCTAAGAAGCCCACCGACAAAGTTGTGGTAAAGAACGAACCGCAAGAGCCAAAACCTAGAGTCCCTCGAGGACCTCCAAACGAGTACCGGCTACAAGTACGCCTGTTTGATGGAAGCTCCGTGCGGTCTAGCTTTGCACCCACTCAGAGCATCCGAAACGATGTACGGGCTTGGCTTGATCAGAAGATGGAAGGCGACAACCGACCGTACAACCTCAAACATATCTTAACCCCCCTCCCCAGTGAAAATCTTTCCGTCACTCAAGAGTCGCAAACTCTCCAAGACTTAGGTCTTGGTTCCACCGCAAACCTGGTTATGGTACCCGTATCAACGTACACGGAGGCCTATTCGGCAGCGGGTAGCTTTCCCGTTCGTGGTTTCTCTGCCATCTACAATCTGGCCTCTTCTGCTGCCAGCACTGCAACGGGACTTGTGGGTTCATTCCTTAGATATGGCTCAACCGCACAGGCAAGCGGTGCAATCACTCCTTCAGCCTCTCCGGCTACTGGCAATTCTCAACGTCCTAGGACCACTGGACCCAATATTCAGACGCTTAGAGATCAGCAAGGTGGACGTGGGAATAGTCAGCTCTACAATGGGAATCAG TTGAATTTCGAGCCACGAAAGAAACAGGATGACAAGGACAAATAA
- a CDS encoding COX1 assembly protein Shy1, putative, translating to MRSIFSVLQKAPARVWTPPTRGFRNPRVPSKIDSIRAKYRLSQFRYFSQSRQLADGLNVVDHPAKLVRVNKKHGPGLIILALIPIISFILGTWQVQRLDWKTKLMAKFEDRLVKPPLPLPPRIDPDAISEFDYRRVYATGRFRHDKEMLVGPRMNEGEDGFIVVTPLEREGQSTVLVNRGWISRKLKDQKDRPLGVLEEEVTVEGLLREPWKKNMFTPDNKPEEGKFYFPDINQMAEKSGSQPVWIEQTMVPDLIESYDREAKGIPIGRAAELNLRNNHSQYIFTWYGLSLATTIMMWMVIRKNPNEALRRVRQNRNCSLGKCFWARENTVVELLIWRCLEQCGDIALINSLPSCML from the exons ATGCGGTCAATCTTCTCTGTTTTGCAGAAGGCACCGGCGAGGGTCTGGACACCGCCGACTCGGGGTTTTCGGAATCCTCGTGTACCATCGAAGATCGATTCCATCCGCGCCAAATACCGCCTATCACAATTCCGCTATTTCTCGCAATCACGCCAGCTGGCCGATGGTCTGAACGTTGTAGACCACCCAGCGAAGCTTGTCCGCGTCAATAAGAAACATGGACCTGGTCTGATCATTTTGG CTCTGATTCCTATCATCTCGTTCATTCTGGGAACATGGCAGGTGCAGCGCCTGGACTGGAAAACCAAACTGATGGCCAAATTTGAGGACCGTCTCGTGAAGCCTCCTCTGCCACTGCCGCCCCGAATTGACCCGGATGCAATTTCAGAGTTCGACTACCGCCGCGTGTACGCTACCGGCCGTTTCCGCCATGACAAAGAAATGCTGGTTGGACCCCGCATGAACGAAGGAGAGGACGGGTTCATCGTGGTGACTCCCCTCGAGCGAGAGGGACAAAGCACCGTACTTGTGAATCGGGGTTGGATCTCAAGAAAACTGAAGGATCAGAAAGACCGGCCTTTAGGTGTACTGGAAGAAGAGGTGACCGTGGAGGGTTTGTTACGAGAGCCATGGAAGAAAAACATGTTTACACCGGATAACAAACCGGAGGAGGGAAAATTCTACTTCCCTGACATAAATCAGATGGCAGAGAAGAGCGGGAGCCAGCCTGTTTGGATTGAGCAGACAATGG TGCCTGACCTCATCGAATCATATGATCGTGAGGCCAAGGGAATCCCGATTGGCCGCGCCGCAGAGTTGAATTTGAGAAACAACCATTCTCAATATATCTTCACTTG GTACGGCCTGTCTTTGGCTACGACCATCATGATGTGGATGGTTATTCGGAAGAACCCCAACGAGGCACTGCGCCGAGTTCGCCAGAACCGAAACTG TTCTTTGGGTAAATGCTTCTGGGCGAGGGAAAACACTGTCGTGGAGTTGTTGATATGGCGTTGCCTGGAACAA TGTGGTGACATCGCTCTCATCAATAGTCTTCCGTCCTGCATGCTTTGA
- a CDS encoding RNA binding protein, giving the protein MADTNAPKGLSNKLQNKRKRQADDAAPKQEKPEAGTPVEGSSKKKQKKNKKKQAEHDENQSTRKDGIDESIGKMDGRLLGDHFAQKAKRHDKELSAVELSDLSIPDSAFLDTSSFTSTRKLEQLPEFLKSFSPKGVDLSKSSEKNGTPHTLVISGAALRAADVVRALRSFQTKDSIVGKLFAKHIKLEEAKQFLQRARSGIGAGTPTRISDLIESGTLNLEELERIVIDGSHIDQKQRGIFDMKDTHMPLLKLLTRPELLERYGAKKGVKILTNPMGDKRKLVQDEVVEPEGKKMKKEKKDKKEKKEKRKAQEEPQIVAPAKIAAPALEEVKEKKKDKSEKKERVDKKEKSDKKEKKEKKEKKEKKEKKEKRKAEEVDAEAAAPSEDAMDVDVTPTEKVDADQKEKKEKKKEKKEKKQKTEPVAETEEKPTAEAEQAQKSSRFICFVGNLPYSANHESLSKHFEKNPPATIRVATKKEDPKKCRGFAFIEFDNYDRMKTCLKLYHHSTFDDGKYPPRRMNVELTAGGGGAKSEHRNAKIQAKNEKLNEERQRQAKEIQKDKRKHEKTAAPAGGSGANAASMDGAADTAVSADNDQWAGLHPSRRGRV; this is encoded by the exons ATGGCTGACACAAACGCCCCCAAAGGACTTTCCAACAAACTCCAAAACAAGCGCAAGAGGCAAGCCGACGACGCTGCTCCCAAGCAAGAAAAGCCCGAGGCAGGCACACCCGTAGAGGGATCaagcaagaagaagcagaagaagaacaagaagaaacaAGCTGAACACGATGAGAACCAGTCAACGCGCAAAGATGGCATTGACGAGTCGATTGGCAAGATGGACGGCCGGTTGTTGGGCGATCACTTTGCTCAGAAGGCCAAAAGGCACGATAAGGAGCTTTCCGCTGTTGAACTGAGTGACCTTTCGATTCCAG ATTCCGCATTCCTCGATACCTCTTCCTTCACCTCTACTCGAAAGCTAGAGCAACTCCCCGAATTTCTCAAGTCGTTCAGTCCCAAGGGTGTTGACCTGTCGAAGTCGTCTGAGAAGAACGGCACTCCTCATACACTAGTCATTTCGGGTGCTGCTCTGCGAGCTGCTGATGTTGTACG GGCACTACGTTCATTCCAAACCAAGGATAGCATTGTAGGAAAGCTGTTCGCGAAGCACATCAAGCTGGAGGAAGCAAAGCAGTTTCTTCAACGTGCCCGGTCTGGTATCGGGGCTGGAACCCCAACTAGAATCTCTGATTTGATCGAGTCTG GAACTCTCAACCTGGAGGAGCTGGAGCGCATCGTCATTGATGGATCACACATTGACCAGAAGCAGCGAGGCATCTTTGACATGAAGGACACGCATATGCCGCTGTTGAAGCTGCTTACTCGGCCGGAACTGCTTGAGCGCTATGGGGCGAAGAAGGGTGTGAAGATCTTG ACCAACCCAATGGGCGATAAGCGCAAGCTCGTGCAGGATGAGGTGGTCGAGCCCGAGggcaagaagatgaaaaaggagaagaaggacaagaaggagaagaaggagaagcgtAAGGCGCAAGAGGAGCCCCAGATTGTCGCTCCCGCCAAAATTGCTGCCCCGGCGCTCGAAGAggtgaaggagaagaagaaggacaagtctgagaagaaggagagggTCGACAAAAAAGAGAAGTCTGAtaaaaaggagaagaaggagaagaaggagaagaaagagaagaaggagaagaaggagaagcgcaaggccgaggaggTCGACGCGGAGGCTGCTGCTCCATCCGAAGATGCTATGGATGTTGACGTGACCCCTACCGAGAAGGTGGACGCCGAtcagaaggagaagaaggaaaagaagaaggagaagaaggagaagaagcagaagacTGAGCCTGTTGCTGAGACCGAAGAAAAGCCTACCGCGGAGGCCGAGCAGGCCCAGAAGAGCTCCCGCTTCATCTGCTTTGTCG GCAACCTTCCCTACTCCGCCAACCACGAGTCCTTGAGCAAGCACTTCGAAAAGAACCCCCCGGCCACAATCCGTGTTGCAACCAAGAAAGAAGACCCCAAGAAGTGCCGTGGCTTTGCATTCATTGAGTTTGACAACTACGACCGCATGAAGACCTGCCTTAAGCTGTACCACCACTCCACCTTCGACGACGGAAAGTACCCGCCCCGACGCATGAACGTTGAGCTGAC TGCTGGCGGTGGCGGCGCCAAGTCCGAACATCGTAATGCCAAGATCCAGGCCAAGAACGAGAAGCTCAATGAggagcgccagcgccaggCTAAGGAAATCCAGAAGGACAAGAGAAAACACGAGAAGACGGCAGCTCCGGCTGGCGGCTCTGGTGCCAACGCTGCTAGCATGGACGGTGCAGCTGACACCGCTGTCAGCGCTGACAACGATCAGTGGGCTGGTCTGCATCCTAGCCGCAGAGGCCGTGTTTAA
- a CDS encoding Histone-fold: MSTSTPNARGHRSPFGTATPSGDTTLSGLQRLPSHTRYPLTPSRLVTAATPGTQRSASRYTPRARGLGAPETPYGLRARQQRAANTPGRDRRKSGRMQRETTFDILRNLGRALATVSQPIRSSPQEKPEPIEEPVDEFEQLDNEPEIERPRLSLPIQESEEEGEEASPEMQPPRMSFALVEEDMDMTYQSVEYPRDASIRDRDRLSMMSRATGRISGDFDETRLESDDADETGIVGEDDEAEDTLMSGGDFDRGGETEDLGRFHFDLNFPSPAAATLEDPTGGDMNDMEDFELSNAEPPPAASDDDDDDDDVGADFGFGLDFPPAASPSESPGIVGGGLRDEAIPAQGKQKKISRYGIPVPNLPAGKNQQGHAGRHRAGVLLVL, translated from the exons ATGTCTACTTCTACCCCAAACGCGCGTGGCCATCGGTCACCATTTGGAACCGCTACCCCATCTGGGGATACAACATTGAGCGGA CTCCAACGCCTTCCTAGCCATACACGCTACCCTCTCACACCAAGTCGACTTGTTACCGCAGCCACGCCGGGGACTCAACGGTCTGCCTCTCGATACACGCCACGCGCTCGAGGTTTGGGTGCACCAGAAACACCATATGGACTTCGTGCCCGACAACAACGAGCGGCTAATACCCCTGGTCGGGATCGCCGAAAAAGCGGACGAATGCAGCGGGAGACTACATTCGATATTCTCAGAAACCTGGGTAGAG CACTTGCCACTGTATCTCAGCCTATCCGTTCCTCGCCGCAGGAGAAACCGGAGCCTATCGAAGAGCCGGTCGATGAATTTGAACAGCTTGATAATGAGCCAGAAATCGAGCGACCGCGGTTATCCTTGCCTATTCAGGAGTCTGAggaagaaggcgaagaagcGAGTCCTGAAATGCAACCCCCGAGGATGTCTTTTGCCTTGGTAGAAGAGGACATGGATATGACTTATCAGTCTGTCGAATATCCTCGCGATGCCAGCATCAGAGACAGGGACCGGCTATCAATGATGAGCCGAGCTACCGGCAGAATCAGTGGAGATTTTGACGAGACACGATTAGAGAGCGATGATGCAGATGAAACTGGGATAGTGggcgaagatgatgaggCAGAGGATACATTGATGAGTGGGGGTGACTTTGATCGAGG GGGAGAGACGGAGGATCTAGGCCGCTTCCATTTTGACCTCAACTTCCCATCTCCTGCGGCTGCTACGCTTGAGGATCCCACTGGCGGAGATATGAACGACATGGAGGATTTTGAGCTGTCCAACGCAGAGCCACCCCCAGCTGCATcagacgatgatgatgacgacgacgacgTTGGAGCTGATTTTGGTTTCGGACTCGACTTCCCACCCGCAGCATCCCCAAGTGAGAGCCCTGGGATTGTTGGAGGCGGATTGCGAGATGAAGCTATCCCAGCCCAAGGCAAGCAAAAGAAGATTTCACGATATGGAATTCCTGTCCCAAACTTGCCTGCAG GTAAAAATCAACAAGGCCACGCTGGCCGCCATCGAGCAGGCGTCCTCTTGGTACTTTGA